One Sphingomicrobium marinum genomic window carries:
- a CDS encoding ComEC/Rec2 family competence protein, producing the protein MDLVSAPNTDAAVSPPESGGFLPIRWRLLGRQIDAFLEAERQQLPLWGVVAFGAGIASWFWLPTPGHWLTAILIALGLLMASLALGGRLGQALAFGELFFALGQGLIWGRSEMVEAPRIERITITTFEARIERVEPLVARERVRLTLKPVGEELPPRLRVSLREAQAFEALREGAVIRLRARLTPPPTMAVPGGYDFARHAWFQRIGGVGTALGDVQLLRPSGASSLDGIRASLGAKVRAALPGSGDGIATALATGDKNAVAKEDAEAMRRSGLAHLLAVSGLHIAAVVGSAMLLSIKLMALWPALARRHNLILWSAAAGAIAGIGYTLLTGMQVPTVRACIAALLVLLGIALGRPALSLRLVAVGAVVILLIRPETIAGASFQLSFAAVTAIIALHAHPRVRDWLKPRDDGWRGRMWRSFLALVLTGLAVEITLMPLALYHFHKAGLFGVLANLIAIPLTTFVVMPALALAILLDLVGLGAPFWWVTGTALDGLVSLAHMVGNAKGAVAMVPTMPTWAFAFAVLGGLWLYLWTHRIRWAGLVPIAIGLGAAALSPRPDLLVTGDGRHLAIIDDEGRPHLLRARAGDFIRDILSENAGYDGDPGPLEEQAFANCNRDACLAAIEGGERTFTLLAVRSRDYIAWKELTDACASVDIVVSERWMPRGCTPRWLKLDRKALEESGGLALYLDEPPRIESVRERLGAHPWAINSAE; encoded by the coding sequence GTGGACTTGGTCAGCGCCCCTAACACGGACGCTGCCGTGTCGCCACCGGAAAGCGGCGGTTTTTTGCCGATCCGGTGGCGCCTGCTCGGGCGGCAGATCGACGCCTTTCTGGAGGCAGAACGGCAGCAATTGCCGCTCTGGGGCGTGGTCGCGTTCGGCGCGGGCATTGCGAGCTGGTTCTGGCTGCCGACACCTGGCCACTGGCTGACCGCCATCCTGATCGCTCTGGGGCTTTTAATGGCGTCATTGGCGCTGGGCGGAAGGCTTGGACAGGCCTTGGCATTCGGTGAACTATTTTTCGCGCTAGGGCAGGGGCTTATCTGGGGTCGCTCGGAGATGGTGGAAGCACCGCGGATCGAGCGCATCACTATCACGACCTTCGAGGCGCGCATCGAGCGTGTGGAGCCGCTGGTCGCACGCGAGCGCGTCCGCCTGACGCTCAAACCGGTGGGCGAAGAATTGCCGCCGCGACTGCGGGTGTCCTTGCGCGAGGCCCAGGCTTTCGAGGCGTTGCGCGAAGGCGCTGTCATCCGCCTGCGCGCCCGATTGACGCCGCCGCCCACCATGGCGGTGCCAGGCGGCTACGATTTCGCACGCCACGCATGGTTCCAGCGCATCGGCGGGGTCGGAACGGCGTTGGGAGACGTGCAGCTACTGCGGCCAAGTGGAGCTTCGTCGCTCGACGGAATACGCGCTTCGCTCGGGGCGAAGGTGCGCGCTGCATTGCCCGGCAGCGGTGACGGGATCGCCACTGCGCTCGCTACCGGCGACAAGAACGCAGTGGCCAAGGAAGATGCCGAGGCGATGCGGCGTTCCGGACTGGCGCACCTTCTTGCGGTGTCCGGCCTCCATATCGCTGCCGTGGTCGGCTCCGCGATGCTGTTGTCGATAAAGCTCATGGCGCTATGGCCGGCATTGGCGCGGCGGCACAACCTCATCCTCTGGTCGGCCGCCGCGGGTGCGATCGCGGGGATTGGCTATACGCTGCTTACCGGGATGCAGGTGCCGACCGTGCGCGCGTGTATTGCCGCCTTGCTCGTCCTGCTCGGCATCGCGCTTGGGCGACCGGCGCTCAGCCTCAGGCTAGTGGCGGTGGGGGCGGTCGTCATCCTCCTGATCCGACCCGAGACCATTGCTGGCGCCAGCTTCCAGCTCAGCTTTGCCGCCGTGACCGCGATCATCGCCTTGCATGCCCATCCGCGCGTGCGGGACTGGCTCAAGCCGCGCGATGACGGGTGGCGAGGGCGAATGTGGCGCAGCTTTCTCGCGCTCGTGCTGACGGGTCTGGCGGTCGAGATCACACTCATGCCGCTTGCGCTCTATCATTTTCACAAGGCCGGGCTGTTCGGAGTGCTCGCCAACCTGATCGCGATCCCGCTGACCACCTTCGTCGTGATGCCCGCCTTGGCGCTCGCGATCCTGTTAGACCTTGTCGGCCTCGGCGCGCCCTTCTGGTGGGTAACCGGCACCGCGCTCGATGGTCTCGTGTCGCTAGCGCACATGGTCGGCAACGCGAAGGGGGCGGTGGCGATGGTACCTACGATGCCGACCTGGGCGTTCGCGTTCGCCGTGCTGGGTGGGTTGTGGCTCTACCTGTGGACGCATCGCATCCGCTGGGCGGGGCTGGTGCCGATCGCGATCGGACTGGGAGCGGCTGCCCTTTCACCGCGCCCAGACCTATTGGTAACTGGCGACGGTCGTCACCTCGCGATCATCGATGATGAAGGCCGCCCGCATCTCCTGCGCGCGCGGGCCGGCGACTTCATCCGTGACATCTTGTCGGAAAACGCCGGGTATGACGGAGACCCGGGCCCGCTCGAGGAGCAGGCGTTTGCCAACTGCAATCGCGATGCCTGCCTTGCCGCCATCGAAGGCGGCGAGCGAACCTTCACGCTGCTCGCCGTGCGCTCACGCGATTATATCGCTTGGAAAGAGCTGACTGACGCTTGCGCCAGTGTGGATATCGTCGTCTCCGAGCGGTGGATGCCGCGCGGCTGCACGCCGCGCTGGCTCAAGCTCGATCGCAAGGCTCTGGAAGAAAGCGGCGGCCTCGCCCTCTACCTGGACGAGCCGCCGCGCATCGAGAGTGTGCGCGAACGGCTCGGCGCGCACCCGTGGGCGATCAATAGCGCCGAATGA
- the gltX gene encoding glutamate--tRNA ligase, with amino-acid sequence MSASTQIVTRFAPSPTGFLHIGGARTALFNYLLARANDGKYLVRIEDTDKKRSTPEAIEAIHDGLEWLGLLGDEEPVFQSQRAERHAEVAQQLLDSGHAYKCYLTQEELQARREKAQAEKRPFRINSEWRDQQPGPEQESQSYVVRLKTPDDGETVIEDQVQGTIRVKNAEIDDYVILRGDGTPTYMLAVVVDDHDMGVTHIMRGDDHLNNAFRQLPLIRAMGWDEPTYAHVPLIHGADGAKLSKRHGALGVDAYRDEMGLLPEAVFNYLLRLGWGHGDDEIISREQAIEWFDLKGVGKSPSRFDTKKLLNLNGHYIREADNGRLAQLVAPKLGELEDDQMALLERAMPELKARANDLHQLAEGAEFLFKTRPLQMSEKAAAILDAEARDNLVLAHAGLEKLDEWSLEGVENVIREVAEAAELKLGKLAQPLRAALTGSNTSPGIFDVLVLLGRDESLARIADQTVEPKE; translated from the coding sequence GTGAGCGCAAGCACCCAAATCGTCACCCGTTTCGCCCCCTCGCCCACCGGTTTCCTGCATATCGGCGGCGCGCGCACGGCGCTCTTCAACTACCTCCTCGCCCGCGCCAATGACGGCAAGTATCTCGTCCGCATCGAGGATACCGACAAGAAGCGCTCCACCCCCGAAGCGATCGAGGCGATCCATGACGGATTGGAATGGCTCGGCCTGCTTGGCGATGAGGAGCCCGTGTTCCAGTCGCAGCGCGCCGAGCGCCATGCCGAGGTCGCACAGCAGCTGCTCGACAGCGGTCATGCCTACAAATGCTATCTCACGCAGGAAGAATTGCAGGCGCGCCGTGAGAAGGCACAGGCTGAAAAGCGTCCCTTTCGCATCAACTCCGAATGGCGTGACCAGCAGCCTGGCCCTGAGCAGGAGAGCCAGTCCTACGTCGTCCGTCTGAAGACGCCCGACGACGGCGAGACGGTGATCGAAGACCAGGTGCAGGGCACCATCCGGGTCAAGAACGCGGAAATCGATGATTATGTCATCCTGCGCGGCGACGGGACGCCAACCTACATGCTGGCCGTGGTCGTCGACGACCATGACATGGGCGTCACGCACATCATGCGCGGCGATGACCATTTGAACAATGCTTTCAGGCAGTTGCCACTTATTCGTGCGATGGGATGGGATGAGCCTACCTATGCCCATGTGCCGCTGATCCATGGCGCCGACGGTGCCAAGCTGTCCAAGCGCCACGGCGCGCTGGGTGTCGACGCCTACCGCGACGAGATGGGCCTGCTGCCCGAGGCCGTATTCAACTACCTGCTGCGCCTGGGTTGGGGGCATGGCGATGACGAGATCATCAGCCGCGAACAGGCGATCGAATGGTTCGATCTCAAGGGCGTGGGCAAGAGCCCGTCGCGCTTCGACACGAAAAAGCTCCTGAACCTCAACGGTCATTACATCCGCGAAGCCGATAATGGCCGCCTGGCCCAGCTGGTCGCGCCCAAACTGGGCGAGCTTGAAGATGACCAGATGGCACTACTCGAACGCGCCATGCCCGAGCTCAAGGCCCGCGCCAACGACCTGCACCAGCTCGCCGAGGGCGCGGAGTTCCTGTTCAAAACGCGGCCGCTGCAAATGAGCGAGAAGGCTGCCGCCATCCTCGACGCCGAAGCGCGCGATAATCTCGTTCTTGCGCATGCCGGCCTGGAAAAATTGGACGAGTGGAGCCTTGAGGGCGTAGAAAACGTTATTCGCGAGGTTGCAGAAGCAGCCGAATTGAAGTTAGGGAAGCTGGCCCAACCGCTTCGTGCGGCATTGACGGGCAGCAATACATCGCCGGGCATTTTCGACGTGCTCGTCCTGCTGGGACGCGACGAAAGCCTCGCCCGCATTGCCGATCAGACCGTGGAGCCAAAAGAATGA
- a CDS encoding citrate synthase: protein MTDKTATLSVGGKDYEMPVLPGSVGPEVVDIRKFYGQSGMFTYDPGFTSTASAQSAITFIDGEEGILLHRGYPIDQLAEKSTFMEVAYLLLHGDLPKKDELDEFVHMITYHTMVHEQLAHFFRGFRRDAHPMSIMTGVVGALSAFYHDSTDITDPQQRLIASHRLIAKMPTIAAMAYKYSVGQPFVYPRNDLSYVGNFLRMTFSVPAEEYEVNPILERAMDRIFILHADHEQNASTSTVRLAGSSGANPFACIASGIACLWGPAHGGANEAALNMLREIGDAGNVKKYVDRAKDKNDPFRLMGFGHRVYKNYDPRAKVMQQTAQEVLDELNISDPVLDVARELEQIALNDDYFIEKKLYPNVDFYSGVILNAIGFPTEMFTALFALARTTGWVAQWNEMISDPEQKIGRPRQLYVGATERDYVPVDER, encoded by the coding sequence ATGACTGACAAGACCGCAACCCTGAGCGTCGGTGGCAAGGATTATGAAATGCCCGTCCTGCCCGGTTCGGTAGGCCCCGAAGTCGTCGATATCCGCAAATTCTACGGGCAGTCGGGGATGTTCACCTACGATCCCGGCTTCACCTCGACGGCAAGCGCGCAGAGCGCGATCACCTTCATCGACGGCGAAGAAGGCATCCTGCTCCACCGCGGCTATCCGATCGACCAGCTGGCGGAAAAGTCGACGTTCATGGAAGTCGCCTACCTGCTGCTCCACGGCGACCTACCCAAGAAGGACGAGCTCGACGAATTCGTCCACATGATCACCTATCATACGATGGTGCATGAGCAGCTCGCGCACTTCTTCCGCGGGTTCCGACGCGATGCGCACCCGATGTCGATCATGACCGGCGTCGTAGGTGCGCTTTCGGCGTTCTACCATGACAGCACCGACATCACCGATCCGCAGCAGCGGCTCATCGCGTCGCACCGCCTGATCGCCAAGATGCCCACGATCGCTGCGATGGCGTATAAATATTCGGTCGGTCAGCCCTTCGTCTACCCGCGCAACGACCTGTCCTATGTCGGCAACTTCCTGCGCATGACATTCTCGGTTCCGGCGGAGGAATATGAGGTCAACCCGATCCTCGAACGCGCGATGGACCGGATCTTCATCCTCCATGCCGATCACGAACAGAACGCCTCGACCTCGACCGTGCGTCTTGCCGGCTCGTCGGGTGCCAACCCGTTCGCCTGTATCGCATCGGGCATTGCCTGCCTGTGGGGCCCGGCGCACGGCGGCGCCAATGAAGCCGCGCTCAACATGCTTCGCGAAATCGGCGATGCCGGGAACGTCAAGAAATATGTCGACCGCGCGAAGGACAAGAACGATCCGTTCCGCCTGATGGGCTTCGGCCACCGTGTCTACAAGAACTACGATCCGCGCGCGAAGGTGATGCAGCAGACCGCGCAGGAAGTGCTCGACGAACTGAACATTTCCGATCCGGTGCTCGACGTTGCCCGCGAACTCGAACAGATCGCGCTCAACGACGATTATTTCATCGAGAAGAAGCTCTATCCGAACGTCGATTTCTATTCGGGCGTCATCCTCAACGCGATCGGTTTCCCGACCGAAATGTTCACGGCGCTATTTGCGCTGGCACGCACCACGGGCTGGGTCGCGCAGTGGAACGAGATGATCTCGGATCCCGAGCAGAAGATCGGCCGTCCGCGCCAGCTCTATGTCGGTGCGACCGAACGCGATTACGTCCCGGTCGACGAGCGCTAG
- a CDS encoding sensor histidine kinase, whose protein sequence is MSEDYAQLKDKPDLPALPVMGCVDGGLRLIAADPALARLQREAGARLGARLAVAPLADIVRLARKLGIPVTREAHIADAEHRYDILVTATPEDEVVRLCISDWKLAETGPAFDQAPETLDDTLASPLGQIIDAAEGISAQADGPLQENYADYGNDIAAAGRHLLSVIHTMSEQVSGRSSEEIDLGEVAKEAAQIVKSAASKRDVSIKVNSFGAPGMVLGQRGAALQILVNILGNAVRHSPAGGCVRIDFKAGDGIIETRISDTGPGIAPIDRLRIFEAFERAHDAEDGGKGLGLAISRRLARGMGGDVLMGDQPKQGACFRLRLPAA, encoded by the coding sequence ATGAGCGAAGACTATGCACAGCTGAAGGACAAGCCCGACCTGCCGGCGCTACCCGTGATGGGGTGTGTCGATGGCGGTTTGCGCCTGATTGCAGCCGATCCGGCGCTTGCACGCCTGCAGCGCGAGGCCGGGGCACGGCTTGGCGCGCGGCTCGCCGTCGCGCCGCTTGCGGACATCGTGAGGCTAGCGCGCAAGCTGGGCATTCCAGTGACGCGAGAGGCACACATCGCGGATGCCGAACATCGTTACGACATTTTGGTGACGGCCACTCCGGAAGACGAGGTCGTGCGGCTTTGCATCAGTGACTGGAAGCTCGCCGAAACGGGACCGGCGTTTGATCAAGCGCCCGAAACGCTTGACGATACGCTGGCCTCGCCGCTGGGCCAGATTATCGATGCCGCGGAGGGTATCAGTGCGCAGGCCGACGGGCCGCTGCAGGAAAACTATGCCGATTATGGCAACGACATAGCGGCGGCGGGCCGGCATTTGTTATCGGTCATCCATACGATGAGCGAGCAGGTCAGTGGCCGGTCGAGCGAAGAGATCGATCTTGGCGAGGTGGCCAAGGAGGCTGCGCAGATCGTTAAAAGCGCAGCGAGCAAGCGCGACGTTTCGATCAAGGTCAACAGCTTCGGTGCGCCCGGGATGGTACTTGGCCAGCGCGGTGCAGCGCTGCAGATCCTCGTCAATATCCTGGGCAACGCCGTGCGTCACAGCCCCGCGGGCGGGTGCGTGCGCATCGATTTTAAGGCCGGGGACGGCATTATCGAAACGCGCATAAGCGATACCGGCCCGGGCATTGCGCCGATCGACCGCCTGCGCATTTTCGAAGCATTCGAGCGGGCACATGACGCCGAAGACGGCGGCAAGGGGTTAGGCCTCGCCATCTCGCGCCGTCTGGCCCGCGGCATGGGCGGTGATGTGTTGATGGGCGACCAGCCCAAGCAAGGCGCCTGCTTCCGCCTGCGCCTGCCCGCGGCCTGA
- a CDS encoding glycosyltransferase family protein, producing the protein MALGALVTAIDDSEDGGLCALLPVAGRPLVELQLRAVGAAGASPIVVLVDEPPAGLTGLLDRLRGEGLNIVTAEDAAEVAARFEADALVIQVADGIVPDLAQLQALAEAGTPQIITVPDEDAHERFERIDLTRRWAGLSLVEGRDIGGTAAMLGEWDLSSTLLRRSVQAGAELVAGEQGEGRGPLLVETPADAADYSRRMLAASKGERRDWVARYVTPWLEDFLTEKLSASGIRPVWIALAGLMLGALAIPAFLLGYGLVAVAALLLSMPLDLVARRIASLRLRALGPKDWRFALRWPLVGTAFLAFGWWLFASAGWGAMMAALSLVVFAEVLRPLRKGARFETWLFARRPAILVLLPFGLFGQWLLGLLVLTAYAGGSLILAQRLRAA; encoded by the coding sequence ATGGCGCTCGGTGCGCTCGTGACGGCGATTGACGATAGCGAAGATGGCGGACTGTGCGCGCTGCTGCCGGTGGCTGGGCGCCCGCTGGTGGAGTTGCAGCTGCGCGCGGTCGGCGCCGCGGGCGCTTCGCCCATCGTGGTTCTGGTCGACGAACCCCCTGCAGGGCTGACTGGCCTGCTCGACAGGCTGCGCGGCGAGGGGCTCAATATCGTCACTGCCGAAGACGCGGCCGAAGTCGCCGCGCGATTCGAGGCCGATGCGCTGGTCATCCAGGTTGCCGACGGCATCGTGCCCGATCTTGCCCAACTGCAGGCGCTGGCGGAGGCCGGCACCCCGCAAATCATCACCGTGCCCGATGAAGATGCGCATGAGCGCTTCGAGCGGATTGACCTTACCCGACGCTGGGCCGGGCTGTCGCTGGTGGAAGGCCGCGATATCGGCGGCACCGCCGCGATGCTTGGCGAATGGGACCTGTCGTCGACGTTGCTCCGCCGCTCGGTGCAAGCGGGCGCCGAACTGGTCGCCGGCGAGCAAGGCGAGGGGCGCGGCCCCTTGCTGGTCGAAACCCCCGCCGATGCGGCGGATTACTCGCGCCGCATGTTGGCCGCTTCCAAGGGCGAACGACGCGACTGGGTGGCGCGCTACGTGACGCCGTGGCTCGAAGATTTCCTCACCGAGAAGCTTTCGGCATCGGGCATCCGGCCCGTTTGGATCGCTCTGGCCGGGCTGATGCTCGGCGCGCTTGCCATCCCGGCCTTTCTGCTGGGCTACGGGTTGGTGGCGGTTGCGGCGCTGCTCCTGTCGATGCCGCTCGACCTGGTGGCGCGGCGCATCGCCTCGCTCCGGCTGCGGGCCCTCGGACCCAAGGACTGGCGATTTGCCCTGCGATGGCCGCTCGTCGGCACGGCATTTCTCGCGTTTGGCTGGTGGCTTTTCGCCAGCGCGGGATGGGGCGCGATGATGGCGGCGCTCAGCCTCGTCGTCTTCGCGGAGGTGCTTCGTCCGCTGCGCAAAGGCGCCAGGTTCGAAACGTGGCTTTTCGCACGGCGCCCCGCGATCCTGGTGCTACTTCCCTTCGGGCTATTCGGCCAGTGGCTCCTCGGCTTGCTGGTACTCACAGCCTATGCTGGCGGGTCGCTCATTTTGGCACAGCGTTTGCGCGCAGCTTGA
- a CDS encoding coiled-coil domain-containing protein translates to MSPQFDPIRPERRLHSDDNAVQTSEDTHDTLDLGGWEDIERARNDLGGRAVLGWFLALMSIAWTGFASWSAGRELSADTLTITDIAPWIAILAGPLVLLAIAWLMFGRTRRKEAERFINTVKIMREETAALQNQLGALTARIDESRSSLTTIAGELDGMADASVERMTNATHTIEGSISRMGEQGAAFDASAASAKADMEKLLADLPTAQHQADTLGASLRSAGDDAASRAEALGVLLDRLGTASETARGQIEEATGQLSARLGDIEGVGKSSSATIANARGQVDQLLNTSAEALSEIRSGIDTQAAAVAALVAQAQSGISRSGSDAAEQLGRSIADADSKLEGFSQRLAEQDEVTRNIVARVNDGIAQLDSQFATLAASGDERAAAMHAAIANVREQLSALDSDAIGQDDRLSSMGERTSHLRDQLAALSQELSETIGLSLDEAGTKADRLAETAAKLAPTVTAMREESETAEMCLATAADAIDTSHQRLGELMEGIDGGVGLAEARMNELKAALSEMTGEAQALTAETAPALVEALIQVRDAASRAGERAREAIREAIPQSASEMGDATRKALEAAVQSSVAEQLAELDRVATQAVEAARGASDKLNAQMLSIGQTAGALEAYMNEVAEDERVGQSEEFTRRTAYLMESMHSAAIDVEKILSNEVDEKSWAAYLKGERGVFTRKAVKLLSNSDAKSLGQYYEADPEFACAVNRYVQDFEAMLRRMMSERDGDVMAVAMLSSDMGKLYAALSQAVSRKV, encoded by the coding sequence ATGAGCCCGCAATTCGATCCGATCCGCCCCGAACGCCGCCTCCACAGCGACGACAATGCCGTGCAGACCAGCGAGGACACGCACGACACGCTCGACTTAGGCGGATGGGAAGATATCGAGCGAGCGCGCAACGATCTTGGCGGCCGCGCCGTGCTGGGGTGGTTCCTGGCGCTGATGTCGATCGCCTGGACCGGATTCGCCAGTTGGTCGGCGGGTCGCGAGCTTTCCGCCGACACGCTGACGATCACCGATATTGCGCCGTGGATCGCGATCCTTGCCGGACCGCTCGTCCTGCTTGCCATCGCCTGGCTGATGTTCGGACGTACGCGGCGCAAGGAAGCCGAACGCTTCATCAATACCGTCAAGATCATGCGCGAAGAGACCGCGGCGCTGCAGAATCAGCTCGGCGCACTGACGGCGCGTATCGATGAAAGCCGCAGCTCGCTGACCACCATCGCGGGTGAGCTAGATGGCATGGCCGATGCCAGCGTCGAGCGCATGACCAACGCCACGCATACGATCGAAGGCAGCATTTCGCGCATGGGCGAACAGGGCGCGGCTTTCGATGCGAGCGCCGCATCGGCCAAGGCCGACATGGAGAAACTGCTCGCCGACCTGCCGACGGCCCAGCACCAGGCTGATACGCTCGGCGCCAGCTTGCGCAGCGCGGGCGATGACGCGGCGTCGCGCGCCGAAGCGCTGGGCGTGTTGCTCGATCGGCTCGGCACCGCGAGCGAGACCGCACGCGGCCAGATCGAGGAAGCGACCGGACAGCTCAGCGCGCGTCTGGGCGATATCGAAGGAGTCGGCAAATCGAGCAGCGCGACGATTGCCAATGCCCGCGGTCAAGTCGACCAGCTGCTGAACACCTCCGCCGAAGCGCTGAGCGAAATCCGCAGCGGTATCGACACGCAGGCCGCGGCCGTCGCCGCGCTCGTCGCGCAGGCTCAATCGGGCATATCGCGTAGTGGCAGCGACGCTGCCGAACAGCTCGGTCGTTCCATAGCTGACGCCGATAGCAAGCTCGAGGGCTTTAGCCAGCGACTGGCCGAGCAGGACGAAGTCACCCGCAACATCGTCGCACGCGTTAACGACGGCATCGCGCAGCTTGACAGCCAGTTTGCGACCCTCGCCGCCAGCGGCGATGAACGCGCTGCCGCCATGCACGCAGCGATCGCCAATGTTCGCGAGCAGCTTTCGGCGCTCGACAGCGACGCGATCGGGCAGGATGACCGTCTCTCGTCCATGGGCGAGCGCACATCGCACCTGCGCGACCAGCTTGCAGCCCTTAGCCAAGAACTCAGCGAAACGATCGGCCTGTCACTCGACGAAGCCGGCACGAAGGCCGACAGGCTGGCCGAGACCGCGGCAAAGCTGGCGCCGACCGTCACGGCAATGCGCGAAGAAAGCGAAACTGCGGAGATGTGTCTCGCCACGGCTGCCGATGCAATCGACACCAGTCACCAGCGCCTTGGCGAGTTGATGGAAGGCATCGACGGGGGCGTCGGCCTGGCCGAAGCGCGGATGAACGAACTCAAGGCGGCGCTCAGCGAGATGACCGGGGAAGCCCAGGCGCTGACGGCCGAGACCGCGCCTGCACTGGTCGAAGCGCTCATTCAGGTGCGCGATGCGGCCTCGCGCGCCGGCGAACGCGCCCGCGAGGCGATCCGCGAGGCGATCCCGCAAAGCGCTTCGGAAATGGGCGACGCCACGCGCAAGGCGCTGGAAGCTGCCGTGCAGTCCAGCGTCGCCGAACAGCTTGCCGAACTCGACCGGGTCGCCACCCAAGCCGTCGAAGCGGCACGCGGCGCTTCCGACAAACTCAACGCGCAGATGCTATCGATCGGCCAGACCGCCGGTGCGCTCGAAGCTTATATGAACGAGGTCGCGGAGGATGAGCGCGTTGGCCAGAGCGAAGAGTTCACCCGCCGCACCGCCTACCTCATGGAATCGATGCACAGCGCTGCCATCGACGTCGAGAAGATCCTTTCCAACGAAGTCGATGAGAAAAGCTGGGCAGCCTATCTCAAGGGCGAACGCGGCGTCTTCACCCGCAAGGCGGTCAAGCTGCTGTCGAACAGCGATGCCAAGTCGCTCGGCCAATATTACGAGGCGGACCCCGAGTTTGCCTGTGCCGTCAATCGCTACGTTCAGGACTTCGAAGCGATGCTACGCCGCATGATGAGCGAACGCGACGGTGACGTCATGGCGGTCGCGATGCTGTCGAGCGATATGGGCAAGCTATATGCCGCGCTGAGCCAGGCGGTCAGCCGCAAGGTCTAA
- a CDS encoding DUF1467 family protein, giving the protein MQLASVIAVYFLIFVAVAFIMLPFGVKTDEEAGKKLVPGQAESAPSSFNLKRHLTRAAIIAAVLTGLYVLNYEMGWLTSEDLNFFDRDF; this is encoded by the coding sequence GTGCAACTAGCCTCCGTCATTGCCGTCTATTTTCTGATTTTCGTCGCGGTGGCCTTCATCATGCTGCCATTCGGCGTGAAGACCGACGAGGAGGCGGGCAAGAAGCTGGTGCCCGGGCAAGCCGAAAGCGCGCCGTCGTCGTTCAACCTGAAGCGCCACTTGACCCGCGCCGCGATTATCGCGGCGGTGCTGACCGGCCTATACGTACTGAACTACGAGATGGGCTGGTTGACCAGCGAAGATCTCAACTTCTTCGATCGAGATTTTTAG